A single genomic interval of Buchnera aphidicola str. Bp (Baizongia pistaciae) harbors:
- the mutH gene encoding DNA mismatch repair endonuclease MutH, translating into MCVFCEKKLFMHAIGLSGYSIREIVSSLDQPVSNSLVRNKGFVGKILELILGVNVLHGYKCIDFPSLGIELKSIPINSSGYPLEPTFICNIPLKNNSLNITWNNSYFYRKIKKILWIPIIGNRVVSFLDKIVGEAFIWTMSSVQEKILKKDWEEFMDLIIIGKVEYISSKHGQVLQVKKKCKNKHVCIKFINYNGCVKFTNPRAFYFRKSFTWSLLNLSK; encoded by the coding sequence ATGTGTGTTTTTTGCGAAAAAAAATTGTTTATGCATGCTATAGGATTGTCAGGATATTCTATAAGAGAAATAGTTAGTTCATTAGATCAACCTGTTTCTAATAGTTTAGTTAGGAATAAAGGTTTTGTTGGTAAGATATTAGAGTTGATTCTAGGTGTTAATGTGTTGCATGGTTACAAATGTATTGATTTTCCAAGTTTGGGAATTGAACTTAAATCTATACCAATTAATAGTTCAGGGTATCCTTTAGAACCAACGTTTATTTGTAATATTCCATTAAAAAATAATAGCTTGAACATTACTTGGAATAATTCGTATTTTTATAGAAAAATAAAAAAAATATTATGGATTCCAATCATAGGTAATAGGGTGGTTTCATTCTTAGACAAAATTGTTGGAGAAGCATTTATATGGACTATGAGTAGTGTCCAAGAAAAAATTTTAAAAAAAGATTGGGAAGAATTTATGGATTTAATTATTATTGGTAAAGTTGAGTATATATCTTCCAAACATGGACAAGTACTTCAAGTAAAAAAAAAATGTAAGAACAAACATGTGTGTATTAAATTTATAAATTATAATGGTTGTGTAAAATTTACTAATCCAAGAGCATTCTACTTTAGGAAAAGTTTTACTTGGTCGCTATTAAATTTATCTAAATAA
- a CDS encoding co-chaperone GroES, whose translation MKIRPLHDRVIVKRKEAESKSAGGIVLTGSAAGKSTRGTVIAVGNGRILDNGNLKSLDVKVGDTVIFNEGYGAKVEKIDNEELLILTESDILAIVEE comes from the coding sequence ATGAAAATTCGTCCATTGCATGATCGTGTTATTGTAAAGCGAAAAGAGGCAGAGTCTAAATCAGCCGGTGGTATAGTATTAACAGGTTCCGCAGCAGGAAAATCGACTCGGGGTACAGTAATTGCTGTAGGTAATGGTCGTATTTTAGATAATGGAAACTTAAAGTCTTTAGATGTAAAGGTTGGAGATACTGTAATTTTTAATGAAGGTTACGGTGCAAAAGTAGAAAAAATTGATAATGAAGAATTATTAATTTTAACTGAGAGTGACATATTAGCAATTGTTGAAGAATAA
- the groL gene encoding chaperonin GroEL (60 kDa chaperone family; promotes refolding of misfolded polypeptides especially under stressful conditions; forms two stacked rings of heptamers to form a barrel-shaped 14mer; ends can be capped by GroES; misfolded proteins enter the barrel where they are refolded when GroES binds) — MAAKDVKFGNEARVKMLRGVNVLADAVKVTLGPKGRNVVLDKSFGAPSITKDGVSVAREIELEDKFENMGAQMVKEVASKANDAAGDGTTTATLLAQAIVNEGLKAVAAGMNPMDLKRGIDKAVISAVEELRIMSVPCADSKAITQVGTISANADEKVGSLIADAMDKVGKDGVITVEEGTGLQDELEVVKGMQFDRGYLSPYFINKPETGIVELENPYILMADKKISNVRELLPILEAVAKSGKPLLIISEDLEGEALATLVVNSMRGIVKVAAVKAPGFGDRRKAMLQDISILTSGSVISEELAMELEKSTLEDLGQAKRVVINKDTTTIIGGIGEKYNIQSRISQIRQQIQEATSDYDKEKLNERLAKLSGGVAVLKVGAATEVEMKEKKARVEDALHATRAAVEEGVVPGGGVALVRVAAKISNIVGQNEDQNVGIRVALRAMEAPLRQIVSNSGEEPSVVTNNVKDGKGNYGYNAATDEYGDMISFGILDPTKVTRSALQYASSVAGLMITTECMVTDLPKDEKSDLGNSSAPSAGGMGGMGGMM; from the coding sequence ATGGCCGCTAAAGATGTAAAGTTTGGAAATGAAGCTCGTGTTAAAATGCTTCGGGGTGTTAATGTATTAGCTGATGCAGTTAAAGTAACTTTAGGACCTAAAGGTAGAAATGTAGTTTTAGATAAATCTTTTGGTGCTCCTAGTATTACTAAGGACGGAGTTTCTGTAGCACGCGAAATAGAATTAGAAGATAAATTTGAGAATATGGGTGCTCAGATGGTTAAGGAAGTTGCATCTAAAGCTAACGATGCTGCTGGAGATGGAACAACTACGGCTACTTTATTAGCTCAGGCGATTGTTAATGAGGGACTTAAAGCAGTTGCAGCTGGTATGAATCCTATGGATTTAAAAAGAGGTATAGATAAAGCTGTTATTTCTGCAGTAGAAGAATTAAGAATTATGTCGGTTCCATGTGCTGATTCTAAAGCTATTACTCAGGTAGGTACTATTTCTGCTAATGCTGATGAAAAAGTAGGATCTTTAATAGCTGATGCTATGGACAAGGTTGGTAAAGATGGAGTTATTACTGTAGAAGAAGGTACTGGATTACAGGATGAATTAGAAGTAGTCAAGGGTATGCAATTTGATCGAGGTTATTTATCTCCTTATTTTATTAATAAACCAGAAACTGGTATTGTAGAATTAGAAAATCCTTACATTTTAATGGCAGATAAAAAAATATCCAATGTTCGAGAATTATTACCAATTTTAGAAGCTGTTGCAAAATCTGGAAAACCATTATTAATTATTTCTGAAGATTTAGAAGGTGAAGCTTTAGCTACTTTAGTAGTTAATTCTATGAGAGGAATTGTAAAAGTAGCTGCAGTTAAGGCACCAGGATTTGGTGATCGAAGAAAAGCTATGCTTCAAGATATTTCTATATTAACTTCTGGATCTGTGATATCTGAAGAATTAGCAATGGAGTTAGAAAAGTCTACATTAGAAGATTTAGGGCAAGCTAAGCGAGTAGTAATTAATAAAGATACTACTACAATTATAGGCGGAATTGGTGAGAAATATAATATTCAAAGCAGAATAAGTCAAATTCGTCAACAAATTCAAGAAGCCACTTCTGATTATGATAAAGAAAAATTAAACGAACGTTTAGCTAAATTGTCTGGTGGTGTAGCTGTATTAAAAGTTGGTGCAGCTACAGAAGTAGAAATGAAAGAGAAGAAAGCTAGAGTAGAAGATGCATTACATGCTACTAGAGCTGCAGTGGAAGAAGGGGTTGTTCCTGGTGGTGGAGTTGCATTGGTTAGAGTAGCAGCTAAAATTTCTAACATAGTTGGTCAAAATGAAGATCAAAATGTAGGAATTAGAGTTGCACTTCGCGCAATGGAAGCTCCTTTGCGTCAGATTGTTTCAAATTCAGGTGAAGAACCATCTGTTGTTACTAATAATGTAAAAGATGGAAAAGGTAATTATGGATATAATGCTGCTACGGATGAGTATGGAGATATGATTAGTTTTGGAATTTTAGATCCAACTAAAGTTACTCGTTCGGCATTACAATATGCATCATCTGTTGCTGGGTTAATGATTACTACAGAGTGTATGGTTACAGATTTACCGAAAGATGAAAAATCTGATTTAGGAAACAGTAGCGCTCCTTCTGCTGGCGGTATGGGCGGAATGGGTGGTATGATGTAA